In Oncorhynchus mykiss isolate Arlee chromosome 1, USDA_OmykA_1.1, whole genome shotgun sequence, the following proteins share a genomic window:
- the LOC110514811 gene encoding C-C motif chemokine 4, which produces MRRCNPYGLRLQRNQNKDRSNARLSTSQIIMKTTCLALGLLLLTVSQSYAIPLGLESSPDSCCFSFSKMRVPPKKIDSIQKTHSGCPRPAFVVRTVEGRVICFQSSVPWVQKAFNRVKQTAAVATSSGIEGSSQP; this is translated from the exons ATGAGGAGATGCAACCCTTATGGACTCAGACTACAGAGGAACCAAAACAAAGACAGGTCAAACGCCAGACTTTCGACATCTCAAATCATCATGAAGACTACCTGCTTGGCTCTTGGGTTATTGCTGCTGACAGTATCCCAGTCCTATGCTATCC CTCTTGGACTGGAGTCATCACCTGACAGCTGCTGTTTCAGCTTCTCCAAAATGAGAGTGCCCCCCAAGAAGATCGACTCCATCCAGAAGACTCACAGTGGATGCCCCCGACCAGCATTTGT GGTCAGAACTGTTGAGGGCAGAGTGATTTGCTTCCAGTCAAGTGTGCCGTGGGTACAGAAAGCCTTCAACCGGGTCAAGCAGACAGCAGCTGTGGCCACAAGTAGCGGCATTGAGGGTTCCAGTCAACCTTGA